gaaaaacacactttctctctctagaacacagattaactctcaatttgccaaaaaagtccttttacgatcctcccaactctctatttatagacctgggattctcaactggtATCCCATTTtcatagggatattttattattcaccttatatttatattacaataaatgtttaaaatacaagtGATCCCTAAAtttgagtgaggagtgagagattcccggatgcttagaccaattcacactgaagtcgtttcgggaagtttgacgtagtctcacatgcatgttgattactccttcaagcttttcgtgggtcaaaggtggtatgtgcatggctctcctcggaccaaaggttaTGTAAGtttagctctcctcggaccaaggtggtccgaggctacttcctttgctccttacctcgggcaagtccgaggtatactccttcattgtgtccgatcggacacaatggttttctccttggcttaaggtggttcgaaccaccctctttggcacctcacctcggtcaagcccgagccatttccttcaatcaaggtccgatcagaccttgTACTCtcctcctcagaccaaggtggttCGAGCCATCTCTTCatgccatctcctcggaccaaaatggtccaaaggcTCCTCTCCCAtgggcatgtccgatcggacatgctacccttctcctcggaccaaggtggtccgagcctctCTCTTTCAACCAAGGTTCGATCGGACCTTGGACCCTTATCCTcgaaccaaggtggtccgagcctacTTTCCTCCTCCTTCTCACTTCGTTCAAGCCCAAGCTTACCTCTTCCATGGCATACtcgatcggccattatgtggcttcCCCTTGACTAAAACTTAAGCCTTAGTCACTCTCTTTGGACACGTTCAAGCCAAAGTatcaagaggtcccctaagcttaggtccgatcggacctattgcttttatcccttgaaccaaaatccaaatctctccttcaatcttcttggacttggcttcaaatcaattattagggtcttcaaattggggtctgagccaagcaatccttagaccaaatattctcttcggtcgggtgtatttgtcttgactatctgtccaatttcttaactgatgtattgggccattgctaagccagatcaccccactaactcatgccatgtgtcaattttattgccacatcattcttttcaaaaattttggataacacttttttttttgttgtaaataTACTCgatgtttttaaaatgttacatttttataccaatttttttattattttgatatataataaaaaatgtgaaggaaaaatataaaattttaattattttttaaattttaaattattttatttttcttcttctttctcaaaataactattttaaattaaacatgTGTTTATACTATTTTGGACTCTGCATTTTGTCTAATTACCGGTttgaaccctgtgttttgacaaatgactttttgaaccttgtgttttgtaaaatgattcaaatagaaccctaaattcgattttgatcaaagttttctgagctaaaattacaaataattcaccaaactaacaatttaaaacaaaaacaaaatcattttgCCTAAttactgtgttgttatattcaattttatcttcatcaaaattgagtttaggggtctatttaaaccattttacaaaacacagggtctaaaaaagaATTTGTCAAAACAGAGAGTCCAACACATgcaatgagacaaaacacaaggttaaaaaaatataaatcaattaaacattaataaatgttttattaaaattaattaaaaaaataattaaaaacttatatattttcatcaatttaaaatataagtttttataaaaaaaaaaagtaaaggagaaatatagttttaattattttgactaATTTTAcgaatcttaatttttttattattttaaaagtgaaaataatttaaaattttagaaatagctaaaatcttatatttttcattcactttcttattatttctcaagataattaaaatgtaaatttgcggcaaaaatacctaaattttacacattgtatatatatatatattttagttttttttctacttcaacttaaaattattatttcttaatcaaAATCTTTACTTTTATAtcacatattttttattttttattgtttggttgtatttttattgttttgttaaaagtattgtatatttattattttgttaaataatattttattatgaattttttaTTAACTACAATATTTAAATATTGTTAAATTATTTAGTGGAAGGATAGTCACGCCTGCTATCTAAAGTCTATTAGTACCGGTTTGGAAAACACTTGCAATTCGGTCACTAAATTAAAGTGTACCCTTTTCGCGATTGAGCACTGACTTATGTTCATGTTCCTATTGGCCTGTGAAGTTCTTGATCTTGGCTTGAATAAGTTGGTTGAAACCATACCAAGATGGCTATggctattactattattattagagCTTTCCATGGCTATGGCTGTGTGAGATTGGGATTTTTAAGAACAAATTCTCCTTGCCAAACAAGTAATCTCACCAAAACGGGAAACAACTAATAATTAATATTCTAATTTGGAAAAcatgattttgtttttttttatataaacgcAAGTACTCAGCTAAGATAATGGTTGTTAATCATGACAACAACCTTGTAACCAAACACCATTCCAGCAACCGTGGTTTTCAGATTCTGAAAGCTAAAAGGTTTGTCTTTCAAGAAAACAGCTCTGCTCTTCAGAGACTCAGCTTGGAAGCTCAAACGCTTTCCTGTCTTGCAATAAGTAGCGAATGACTCACAGTTGTTGTCTAGAAGATGGTATTCGCCGAAGTCATCATCTCCGATCAGCATTCGGCGAGCTCGCCGGACCACCACTTCCGGGGCGTCGCTTTGGTCAAGGCTGCACGTTCCAATCCTGCTCACCAAGAACTGAAATGGCAAAACGCCATAAACAAACCGGTTGAGACTACTACTACGACAACTGTTGCCATTTAGGAAGCAATCCAAGCAACAAGCCACGACACCTCTCTCAGCTTTTGGTTGGTAATTGCAGATATCACACCCTCCACTGGCGGGCTCAGTCGGCGGGTGAGAGAGAGATTCCGGCTGTGTTCTGGTGTAGTGGATAACTATATCATTCTCTTCATCATAAATTCCTAAACGTACCAACCAACCAACAACATATCTAATAAGAGACAAGTGTGTAAGACGaagaaaagtatatatatatatatatgataaggGACTTCACTTTTAAGCCTGGTAGGTTGTTAGTGTTTTTCGAACTGTAAATAGTTTTgggcgcgatttttttatgaccgtgtatattgtaactatttagagcatctgcaaattttcagaaaattacgaatagtttacagtaccgaaaattatgttcaaacatgttgcacgcgtgactaattttttttatgcgcgtagaaaacatgtttgaacctagattttggtattgtaaacTATGCTCTAAATAGCGACAATATACtctgtcaaaaaaaaaaatcgtaTAAAAAACTGTTCACCTGTTATAAATACTGAAAACCCTACTAGTAAGACTTAAAGTGAAGTTCCCgtaggaatatatatatatatatatatatgatatcacACAATATACAATATTGTAACAGTAACTAACCGTGATGAGCATAAGTATACCAGGCTCGGTAAGAGAAAATGTGATCTCCAGCTTTCAGATCTTGTGGATCAACTCTACACACTATCCCCATCTCTTATGTTTTTGCATTCTTGTCACTGGCAATGATGTTCATTAAGATTAAGATTTGGGCGTTATTTATAGAGATGGGGATACTGTGTTTTGTCTAGAAAAAGAAAAGACATTGGCTTTTGAAaagttataaattataataatataataaacggagattaagtaaaaaaaacaaACATATCACACCCTCCACTGACGTCTTATGCCCAACAACATATATACTAagataagtatatatatatatatatatatatgatatcatACACTATATAATGTTGTAACACTATATAGGTTAGTCAAAATCTTTATTCAATGATAGGGTACAATTTTTTTTGGTGATTATATAATACTAGCTAAAATAAGCTATTTTATGTT
The Humulus lupulus chromosome 6, drHumLupu1.1, whole genome shotgun sequence DNA segment above includes these coding regions:
- the LOC133783608 gene encoding protein LEAD-SENSITIVE 1-like; the protein is MGIVCRVDPQDLKAGDHIFSYRAWYTYAHHGIYDEENDIVIHYTRTQPESLSHPPTEPASGGCDICNYQPKAERGVVACCLDCFLNGNSCRSSSLNRFVYGVLPFQFLVSRIGTCSLDQSDAPEVVVRRARRMLIGDDDFGEYHLLDNNCESFATYCKTGKRLSFQAESLKSRAVFLKDKPFSFQNLKTTVAGMVFGYKVVVMINNHYLS